From one Esox lucius isolate fEsoLuc1 chromosome 11, fEsoLuc1.pri, whole genome shotgun sequence genomic stretch:
- the LOC109616257 gene encoding NLR family CARD domain-containing protein 3-like isoform X1: MSISGEREEEFPASKMSPPGEREEGFPASKMSLSCDHDITAKSGRSSLTVDQSRCSVCELILRDPVSINCGHWFCRQCITRYWEQPDSSGEYVCPQCRKRSRTRPVLQQLSEPSEDDRGSENKLYITEGESEGVNEHELWQLETASRTPTSHDTAIHCNDIFKPLPGQEKPIRTVLTKGIAGIGKTVSVQKFIVDWAEGKANQDVDVIFVLPFRELNLIRDQQYSLLRLLSDFNTDLDKHSVNKLVACKSMFIFDGLDESRLPVDFHCNKVISDVTQTSSVDVLMTNLIKGNLLPSALLWITTRPAAANQIPPGCVDLVTEVRGFYDPQKEEYFRKRFSDEDLASRIISHIKTSRSLHIMCHIPVFCWILAIVLEHMLTTDKRGEMPKTLTEMFTHFLFIQTSHKNQKYHGRDEMEAELMESDKDVLLKLGKLAFEQLEKGNLIFYEEDLKECGINVREASVYSGVCTEIFKEESVLFQRVVYCFVHLSIQEFLSAVYMYHCYTTQNMDALKPFLKRKTKASSKDLTLHELLKSTVDKALESKNGHLDLFVRFLHGLSVVSNQKLLRGLVTQTERSPESFKKTVRSLKGVQKKNISHGRWINLFHCLIEMKDHSVQEEIQKYLQSAKRYKNLTLAHCSALAFMLQISEDVLDVFDLKKYKTSQEGRWRLLPAVRGCRKALLAGCKLTTGVCEIISSALSSNPSHLTEMDLSDNLLKNSGVKMLSTGLGHPHCKLETLRLSGCLVTKEGCSSLVSALKSNPSHLKELDLSYNHPGDSGVKLLSAGLEDPHWRLEKLNMDHGGEWRLKSGLKKYVCDLTLDPNTVNRNLSLSEENRKVTWREEEQLYPDHPERFKDWPQVLCREGLSGRCYWEVEWSGRGAGIGVTYKEINRRGGDNDCGLGYNDKSWGLFGAGNNFSVCHNKNTTFIPVTSSDSNRVGVYLDCLAGTLSFYRVSSDTLTHLYTFNTTFTEPLYPGFYVYINSSVSLCQMVSVSNT; the protein is encoded by the exons ATGAGTATCTCTGGGGAAAGAGAAGAGGAGTTCcctgcctctaaaatgagtccCCCTGGGGAAAGAGAAGAGGGGTTCcctgcctctaaaatgagtctctctTGTGACCATGACATCACGGCTAAGAG TGGACGGTCATCTCTGACAGTGGATCAGTCCAGGTGTTCAGTGTGTGAGCTGATTCTGAGGGATCCAGTCTCTATTAACTGTGGACACTGGTTCTGCAGACAGTGTATCACCAGATACTGGGAGCAGCCTGATTCTTCAGGAGAATATGTCTGTCCTCAGTGTAGAAAGAGATCCAGAACAAGACCTGTACTACAGCAGCTGAGTGAACCCAGTGAGGATGACAGAGGCTCTGAAAACA agctctacatcacagagggagaaagtgaaggggttaATGAACATGAGCTGTGGCAGCTAGAGACAGCATCCAGAACGCCAACCTCACACGACACAGCAATCCACTGCaatgacatcttcaaacccTTACCTGGCCAAGAGAAACCCATCAGAACTGTGCTTACAAAGGGCATCGCTGGCATTGGAAAAACTGTCTCTGTGCAGAAATTCATTGTTGACTGGGCTGAAGGCAAGGCAAACCAAGATGTGGATGTCATATTTGTGCTTCCTTTCAGGGAGCTAAACTTGATCAGAGATCAACAGTACAGTTTGCTCAGACTTCTGAGTGACTTCAACACAGATCTAGACAAACACAGCGTGAATAAACTTGTTGCCTGTAAATCAATGTTtatctttgatggtctggatgaaaGCAGACTTCCAGTGGATTTTCACTGTAACAAAGTCATATCTGATGTAACACAGAcatcatctgtagatgttctgatgacaaacctcatcaagggaaatctgcttccttctgctctcctctggataactaccagacctgcagcagccaatcagatccctccAGGGTGTGTTGACctggtgacagaggtgagagggttttatgacccacagaaagaggagtacttcaggaagagattcagtgatgaggacctggccagcagaatcatctcacacataaagacatcaaggagcctccacatcatgtgtcacataccagtcttctgttggattttGGCCATAGTCCTTGAGCACATGTTGACTACAgataagagaggagagatgccCAAGACTCTGACTGAGATGTTCACACACTTCCTGTTCATTCAGACCAGCCACAAGAACCAGAAGTATCATGGAAGAGATGAAATGGAAGCAGAGCTGATGGAGTCAGATAAGGATGTTCTTCTCAAGCTGGGGAAGCTGGCGTTTGAACAGCTGGAGAAGGGCAATCTCATCttctatgaagaagacctgAAAGAGTGTGGCATCAATGTACGAGAGGCATCAGTATACTCAGGAGTGTGCACAGAAATCTTCAAAGAAGAGTCAGTGTTATTTCAGAGAGTGGTGTACTGCTTTGTGCATCTGAGCATTCAGGAGTTCCTCTCAGCTGTCTACATGTACCATTGTTACACAACCCAGAACATGGATGCACTGAAACCCTTCCTTAAGAGAAAGACTAAAGCTTCATCTAAAGATCTAACCTTACATGAGCTGCTGAAGAGTACTGTGGATAAAGCCTTGGAGAGCAAGAATGGACATCTGGATCTTTTTGTCCGCTTCCTTCATGGCCTCTCAGTGGTGTCTAATCAGAAACTCCTACGAGGTCTggtgacacagacagaaagaagtCCAGAGAGCTTCAAGAAAACTGTTAGATCCCTTAAGGGAGTGCAAAAGAAGAACATCTCCCATGGGAGGTGGATCAATCTCTTCCACTGTCTGATAGAGATGAAAGACCATTCAGTACAGGAGGAAATCCAAAAATACTTGCAGTCAGCAAAACGTTACAAAAACCTCACACTTGCTCATTGTTCCGCCCTGGCCTTCATGCTGCAGATATCAGAGGACGTTCTGGATGTGTTTGATTTGAAGAAGTACAAGACATCACAGGAGGGTCGTTGGAGACTCCTCCCAGCTGTCAGAGgctgcagaaaggctct ACTCGCTGGCTGTAAACTCACAACAGGAGTGTGTGAAATTATCTCATCAGCTCTCAGCTCAAACCCCTCCCACCTGACAGAGATGGATTTGAGTGACAATTTACTGAAGAATTCAGGAGTGAAGATGCTCTCTACTGGACTGGGGCATCCACACTGTaaactggagactctgag gctgtcaggctgtctggtcacaaaggaaggctgttcttctctggtctcagctctgaagtcaaacccctcacacctgaaagaactggatctgagctacaatcacccaggagactcaGGAGTCaaactgctctctgctggactggaggatccacactggagactggagaaactcaa tatggatcatggtggagagtggaggttaaaatcaggactgaagaaat atgtctgtgatctcacactggacccaaacacagtaaacagaaacctctctctgtctgaggagaacagaaaggtgacatggagggaagaggagcagctgtatcctgatcacccagagagatttaaGGACTggccacaggtgttgtgtagagagggtctgtctggacgctgttactgggaggtagagtggagtgggagaGGGGCTGGGATCGGAGTGACATATAAAGAaatcaacaggagaggaggggataATGACTGTGGTCTTGGatacaatgacaagtcctggGGTCTGTTCGGTGCTGGTAACaatttctctgtctgtcacaataaaaatacaactttcatacctgtcacctcctcagactccaacagagtaggagtgtatctggactgtctagccggcactctgtccttctacagggtctcctctgacacactgacccacctgtacacattcaacaccacattcactgagcccctctatccagggttttatgtttatattaactcctcagtgtctctgtgtcagatggtctCCGTGTCAAACACATGA
- the LOC109616257 gene encoding NLR family CARD domain-containing protein 3-like isoform X2, with protein MSISGEREEEFPASKMSPPGEREEGFPASKMSLSCDHDITAKSGRSSLTVDQSRCSVCELILRDPVSINCGHWFCRQCITRYWEQPDSSGEYVCPQCRKRSRTRPVLQQLSEPSEDDRGSENMDDSLHRPLENYKASLKRRYECVTEGNRKTGNRTPLNSIYTELYITEGESEGVNEHELWQLETASRTPTSHDTAIHCNDIFKPLPGQEKPIRTVLTKGIAGIGKTVSVQKFIVDWAEGKANQDVDVIFVLPFRELNLIRDQQYSLLRLLSDFNTDLDKHSVNKLVACKSMFIFDGLDESRLPVDFHCNKVISDVTQTSSVDVLMTNLIKGNLLPSALLWITTRPAAANQIPPGCVDLVTEVRGFYDPQKEEYFRKRFSDEDLASRIISHIKTSRSLHIMCHIPVFCWILAIVLEHMLTTDKRGEMPKTLTEMFTHFLFIQTSHKNQKYHGRDEMEAELMESDKDVLLKLGKLAFEQLEKGNLIFYEEDLKECGINVREASVYSGVCTEIFKEESVLFQRVVYCFVHLSIQEFLSAVYMYHCYTTQNMDALKPFLKRKTKASSKDLTLHELLKSTVDKALESKNGHLDLFVRFLHGLSVVSNQKLLRGLVTQTERSPESFKKTVRSLKGVQKKNISHGRWINLFHCLIEMKDHSVQEEIQKYLQSAKRYKNLTLAHCSALAFMLQISEDVLDVFDLKKYKTSQEGRWRLLPAVRGCRKALLAGCKLTTGVCEIISSALSSNPSHLTEMDLSDNLLKNSGVKMLSTGLGHPHCKLETLRLSSCLVTEEGCASLVSALKSNPSHLKELDLSNNDLKGSGVKHLSAMLKDPQCRLETLSMDHGGEWRLKSGPQKCTGHLKVIQR; from the exons ATGAGTATCTCTGGGGAAAGAGAAGAGGAGTTCcctgcctctaaaatgagtccCCCTGGGGAAAGAGAAGAGGGGTTCcctgcctctaaaatgagtctctctTGTGACCATGACATCACGGCTAAGAG TGGACGGTCATCTCTGACAGTGGATCAGTCCAGGTGTTCAGTGTGTGAGCTGATTCTGAGGGATCCAGTCTCTATTAACTGTGGACACTGGTTCTGCAGACAGTGTATCACCAGATACTGGGAGCAGCCTGATTCTTCAGGAGAATATGTCTGTCCTCAGTGTAGAAAGAGATCCAGAACAAGACCTGTACTACAGCAGCTGAGTGAACCCAGTGAGGATGACAGAGGCTCTGAAAACA TGGATGACAGCCTGCATAGACCTTTAGAGAATTATAAAGCCAGTCTGAAAAGGAGGTATGAATGTGTGACAGAAGgcaacagaaaaacaggcaATCGGACTCCCCTCAACAGTAtttacacagagctctacatcacagagggagaaagtgaaggggttaATGAACATGAGCTGTGGCAGCTAGAGACAGCATCCAGAACGCCAACCTCACACGACACAGCAATCCACTGCaatgacatcttcaaacccTTACCTGGCCAAGAGAAACCCATCAGAACTGTGCTTACAAAGGGCATCGCTGGCATTGGAAAAACTGTCTCTGTGCAGAAATTCATTGTTGACTGGGCTGAAGGCAAGGCAAACCAAGATGTGGATGTCATATTTGTGCTTCCTTTCAGGGAGCTAAACTTGATCAGAGATCAACAGTACAGTTTGCTCAGACTTCTGAGTGACTTCAACACAGATCTAGACAAACACAGCGTGAATAAACTTGTTGCCTGTAAATCAATGTTtatctttgatggtctggatgaaaGCAGACTTCCAGTGGATTTTCACTGTAACAAAGTCATATCTGATGTAACACAGAcatcatctgtagatgttctgatgacaaacctcatcaagggaaatctgcttccttctgctctcctctggataactaccagacctgcagcagccaatcagatccctccAGGGTGTGTTGACctggtgacagaggtgagagggttttatgacccacagaaagaggagtacttcaggaagagattcagtgatgaggacctggccagcagaatcatctcacacataaagacatcaaggagcctccacatcatgtgtcacataccagtcttctgttggattttGGCCATAGTCCTTGAGCACATGTTGACTACAgataagagaggagagatgccCAAGACTCTGACTGAGATGTTCACACACTTCCTGTTCATTCAGACCAGCCACAAGAACCAGAAGTATCATGGAAGAGATGAAATGGAAGCAGAGCTGATGGAGTCAGATAAGGATGTTCTTCTCAAGCTGGGGAAGCTGGCGTTTGAACAGCTGGAGAAGGGCAATCTCATCttctatgaagaagacctgAAAGAGTGTGGCATCAATGTACGAGAGGCATCAGTATACTCAGGAGTGTGCACAGAAATCTTCAAAGAAGAGTCAGTGTTATTTCAGAGAGTGGTGTACTGCTTTGTGCATCTGAGCATTCAGGAGTTCCTCTCAGCTGTCTACATGTACCATTGTTACACAACCCAGAACATGGATGCACTGAAACCCTTCCTTAAGAGAAAGACTAAAGCTTCATCTAAAGATCTAACCTTACATGAGCTGCTGAAGAGTACTGTGGATAAAGCCTTGGAGAGCAAGAATGGACATCTGGATCTTTTTGTCCGCTTCCTTCATGGCCTCTCAGTGGTGTCTAATCAGAAACTCCTACGAGGTCTggtgacacagacagaaagaagtCCAGAGAGCTTCAAGAAAACTGTTAGATCCCTTAAGGGAGTGCAAAAGAAGAACATCTCCCATGGGAGGTGGATCAATCTCTTCCACTGTCTGATAGAGATGAAAGACCATTCAGTACAGGAGGAAATCCAAAAATACTTGCAGTCAGCAAAACGTTACAAAAACCTCACACTTGCTCATTGTTCCGCCCTGGCCTTCATGCTGCAGATATCAGAGGACGTTCTGGATGTGTTTGATTTGAAGAAGTACAAGACATCACAGGAGGGTCGTTGGAGACTCCTCCCAGCTGTCAGAGgctgcagaaaggctct ACTCGCTGGCTGTAAACTCACAACAGGAGTGTGTGAAATTATCTCATCAGCTCTCAGCTCAAACCCCTCCCACCTGACAGAGATGGATTTGAGTGACAATTTACTGAAGAATTCAGGAGTGAAGATGCTCTCTACTGGACTGGGGCATCCACACTGTaaactggagactctgag
- the LOC117595353 gene encoding vegetative cell wall protein gp1-like, whose amino-acid sequence PPPAPIPPPAPPSPAPPPAPAPPPAVNPPPAPPSPIPLPAPVPPPAPLSPIPPPAPPAPTPPPALPPAPDPPPAPPAPAPPPAPIPPPAPPSPAPPPAPTPPPALPPAPDPPPVSPSPALPPALPPAPDPPPPPPAPAPPPAPIPPPAPPSPAPPPAPAPPPAPIPPPAPPSPAPPPAPAPPPAVNPPPAPPSPIPLPAPVPPPAPLSPIPPPAPPSPAPPPAPTPPPALPPAPDPPPVSPSPALPPALPPAPDPPPPPPAPAPPPAPIPPPAPPSPAPPPAPAPPPAPIPPPAPPSPAPPPSPAPPPAPAPPPAVNPPPAPPSPIPLPAPVPPPAPLSPIPPPAPPAPTPPPALPPAPDPPPAPPAPAPPPAPIPPPAPPSPAPPPAPTPPPALPPTSKLSQQMPLYTT is encoded by the exons cgccggctcccccgtctcctattcctctgccggctcctgttcctccaccggctcccctgtctcctattcctccgccggctcccccggctcctactcctccgccggctctcccgccggctccggaccctccgccggctcccccggctcctgctcccccgccggctcctattcccccgccggctcccccgtctcctgctcctccaccggctcctactcctccgccggctcttccgccggctcctgaccctccgccggtttccccatctcctgctcttccgccggctcttccgccggctccggaccctccgccacctcccccggctcctgctcctccgccggctcctattcccccgccggctcccccgtctcctgctcctccgccggctcctgctcctccaccggctcctattcccccgccggctcccccgtctcctgctcctccgccggctcctgctcccccgccggccgtcaaccctccgccggctcccccgtctcctattcctctgccggctcctgttcctccaccggctcccctgtctcctattcccccgccggctcccccgtctcctgctcctccaccggctcctactcctccgccggctcttccgccggctcctgaccctccgccggtttccccatctcctgctcttccgccggctcttccgccggctccggaccctccgccacctcccccggctcctgctcctccgccggctcctattcccccgccggctcccccgtctcctgctcctccgccggctcctgctcctccgccggctcctattcccccgccggctcccccgtctcctgctcctcccccgtctcctgctcctccgccggctcctgctcccccgccggccgtcaaccctccgccggctcccccgtctcctattcctctgccggctcctgttcctccaccggctcccctgtctcctattcctccgccggctcccccggctcctactcctccgccggctctcccgccggctccggaccctccgccggctcccccggctcctgctcctccgccggctcctattcccccgccggctcccccgtctcctgctcctccaccggctcctactcctccgccggctcttccgccg ACATCCAAACTGTCCCAGCAGATGCCTCTTTATACAACGTAA